From the Candidatus Methanoplasma cognatum genome, one window contains:
- a CDS encoding GNAT family N-acetyltransferase yields MKGNLKLRKIESGDDLDQIVNLIYDTDKYLYPDLFGDGDSSRFVLKTLLNKEGSRFYHDHYHVATMERNGKEEIVGLAALQRKEENDDHKIIADTFKKNGLKVPDQYENVISYFKKQSASTEYALCNVTVDENYRGQGIGASIVEKIIEISKKTGEPRIELVVLKENIAAIKLYEKFGFKQIGAEQKDYRGNLELKMRLEFE; encoded by the coding sequence TTGAAGGGTAATCTCAAATTAAGAAAAATTGAGTCAGGAGATGATTTGGACCAAATAGTCAATCTCATTTATGATACAGACAAGTACCTATACCCCGATTTATTCGGAGATGGTGATTCGTCTCGTTTTGTATTGAAGACCCTCCTTAACAAAGAGGGGTCACGGTTTTACCATGATCATTACCATGTCGCAACGATGGAGAGGAACGGAAAGGAAGAGATTGTAGGATTGGCCGCGCTACAGAGGAAAGAAGAAAATGATGATCATAAGATAATAGCCGATACCTTCAAAAAAAATGGGCTGAAAGTTCCGGATCAGTATGAAAATGTGATAAGTTATTTCAAAAAACAATCCGCTTCTACAGAATATGCCCTTTGTAATGTTACTGTCGATGAAAATTACCGAGGGCAGGGAATAGGAGCGTCCATTGTGGAAAAGATTATAGAAATATCGAAAAAAACCGGAGAGCCACGCATAGAATTGGTCGTATTGAAAGAAAATATCGCAGCGATTAAATTATATGAAAAGTTCGGTTTCAAGCAGATTGGCGCCGAGCAAAAAGACTACCGGGGCAACTTGGAACTAAAAATGCGTCTCGAGTTCGAATGA
- a CDS encoding TIR domain-containing protein has protein sequence MNDIDVFISYKHETSKPVADAVCHALEDKRIRCWYAPRDAGTGPYARAITNAINSCKVFVVILNTEASDSHHVLNEVEKAYKRVDNGLVIIPFKVDSPKVSDEMEYYINRMNWIDAMTSDLERFIGELVTKVENIVGPTSQKAKASSERRKNDFLGDTPSIEKELSRSMAQARFVNFYLDRIYENITKDLKSFNVLDVGSGGGHQISTSVVIRPELNKVIGMDINEEAIKLSNEKYGSDKIKFYCSDCESREFEDKLLEVMKENDICSFDIINISFLLLFLKDPSKVIMVLKRVLSENGCLIIADIDDGFLIAYPDNNLIFEEAFDILSKYNTSGYRKSGREIYYTLKGADINDISLKHTGLSTIGVPIEVKKDLFQTYFGLIPIVLEEALSIDDNNPYAITDTEWYCKNKKNIEDEFYGKEFMMIAGIIVYVAK, from the coding sequence ATGAATGATATTGATGTCTTCATAAGCTATAAACACGAAACTTCCAAACCTGTCGCGGATGCTGTCTGCCATGCGCTTGAGGATAAAAGGATAAGATGTTGGTATGCGCCTAGAGACGCGGGAACCGGCCCATATGCCCGCGCCATTACCAATGCGATCAACAGCTGCAAGGTGTTTGTTGTTATTTTGAACACAGAAGCATCAGATTCGCACCATGTTTTGAACGAGGTTGAAAAAGCTTACAAAAGAGTTGATAACGGGCTTGTGATAATTCCGTTCAAAGTGGACTCCCCGAAAGTATCCGATGAAATGGAGTATTACATCAACAGGATGAACTGGATAGACGCCATGACATCCGATCTCGAGAGATTTATCGGCGAGCTGGTAACAAAGGTAGAGAACATTGTTGGACCAACCTCACAAAAGGCCAAAGCTTCATCTGAGCGAAGAAAGAACGATTTCCTCGGAGATACACCGTCTATAGAGAAGGAATTATCGCGCAGTATGGCCCAAGCGAGATTTGTGAACTTTTATCTGGATAGAATCTATGAAAATATAACAAAGGATCTTAAATCATTTAATGTGCTGGATGTCGGATCCGGCGGAGGACATCAGATTTCCACTTCGGTCGTAATTAGGCCCGAGTTGAACAAAGTAATCGGCATGGATATCAACGAAGAAGCCATAAAACTTTCAAACGAAAAATACGGGTCCGACAAAATCAAATTTTATTGCTCCGATTGCGAATCGCGCGAATTTGAAGATAAACTGTTAGAAGTAATGAAGGAAAATGACATCTGTTCCTTTGATATTATAAACATTTCATTTTTGTTACTCTTCCTTAAGGATCCATCCAAAGTCATCATGGTCCTGAAAAGAGTATTATCAGAAAACGGATGTCTGATCATCGCCGACATCGATGATGGTTTTTTAATCGCATATCCGGACAACAACTTGATCTTTGAAGAGGCATTCGATATCCTGTCGAAATACAACACAAGCGGATACAGGAAAAGCGGAAGAGAGATATATTACACGCTAAAAGGAGCGGACATCAATGACATTTCCTTAAAACATACGGGGCTGAGTACGATCGGCGTCCCGATCGAAGTGAAAAAAGATCTTTTCCAAACGTACTTTGGTCTGATCCCAATTGTTTTAGAAGAAGCACTGTCTATTGATGATAATAATCCATATGCAATAACCGATACCGAGTGGTATTGTAAAAACAAGAAAAATATTGAGGATGAATTTTACGGCAAAGAGTTCATGATGATTGCAGGGATTATTGTGTATGTCGCAAAATGA
- a CDS encoding DUF1016 N-terminal domain-containing protein yields the protein MTKDTQKAGTADTDRHAEKRPNRPSDKTAVKKESEPSELGPPAMVNDKQGIEKELFNDVREVLNIARNKAYAAVNNAMVEAYWNIGRLIVEKQGGADRAAYGNRLIEGLSRQLTAEFRRGFDMTNLRRMRQLYLMIPNDGTVCHELSWSHYRLIMRVEDPKAREFYIGESVRSGWSTRQLERQINTLFYERFLATRAESRQAIAEEILTKNRG from the coding sequence ATGACAAAAGATACACAGAAGGCCGGAACAGCAGACACCGACAGACATGCCGAAAAGAGACCGAACAGACCGTCAGACAAAACTGCCGTAAAGAAGGAATCGGAACCTTCCGAACTCGGTCCGCCCGCAATGGTGAATGATAAGCAGGGCATTGAAAAAGAGTTGTTCAATGATGTCCGAGAAGTTCTGAACATAGCGAGGAACAAAGCATATGCTGCCGTCAACAACGCTATGGTCGAGGCATATTGGAACATTGGGCGGCTCATCGTAGAGAAACAGGGCGGCGCAGACCGAGCGGCATACGGTAACCGGTTGATTGAAGGATTGTCGAGACAGCTCACTGCCGAATTCAGAAGGGGATTTGATATGACCAACCTTAGACGAATGCGTCAACTCTATTTGATGATCCCAAATGATGGCACAGTGTGCCACGAATTGAGTTGGTCTCATTACCGTCTAATAATGAGGGTAGAAGACCCTAAAGCCAGAGAGTTCTATATCGGCGAAAGCGTCAGGAGCGGTTGGAGTACACGCCAGCTCGAACGGCAGATCAACACGCTCTTCTACGAGCGTTTCCTGGCCACTCGGGCGGAGAGCAGACAGGCCATAGCGGAGGAGATACTGACCAAAAACAGGGGCTGA
- a CDS encoding DUF1016 domain-containing protein has translation MKDPYVLEFLGLGHDKEFFESDLESALLSHIQKFLLELGRGFAFEARQKRISFDGRHFYIDLVFYNYRLKCFVLIDLKTGDLTHQDMGQMQMYVNYYTREMMEEGDNEPIGMILCADKSESIVRYTLPEGGNKQIFTSKYKLHLPTEEELARELSAEREMLLREKKLRRETDN, from the coding sequence ATTAAAGATCCTTATGTCCTTGAATTCCTAGGCCTCGGACACGATAAGGAATTCTTCGAGAGCGATCTGGAAAGCGCTCTTTTATCGCACATCCAGAAATTCCTTCTTGAACTGGGCAGAGGCTTCGCTTTCGAGGCCCGCCAGAAAAGGATAAGCTTCGACGGACGCCACTTCTACATTGACCTGGTCTTTTACAACTACCGTCTGAAATGCTTTGTCCTGATAGACCTCAAAACGGGTGACCTGACTCATCAGGATATGGGCCAGATGCAGATGTATGTGAACTATTACACCAGAGAGATGATGGAGGAGGGCGACAACGAACCCATAGGGATGATCCTCTGTGCGGATAAGAGCGAAAGCATCGTGAGGTACACACTCCCGGAGGGAGGGAATAAGCAGATATTCACATCGAAATACAAGCTGCATCTGCCGACGGAAGAAGAACTCGCCCGCGAGCTCTCTGCGGAAAGAGAAATGCTGTTGCGCGAGAAAAAGCTCAGGAGGGAAACAGACAACTGA
- a CDS encoding amino acid racemase codes for MKKAGIVGGIGPASTLDYYRGVIEGYRARTGGSYPEVVINSVSMSEMMSFVQNKDWDSLVKMLADAVNDLANAGADIAAIASNTPHIVFERVRKLSPVPLISIVEETCKYAQRKGCKRILITGTRFTMGSGLYSEALGKYGIEAVVPSEEEQADIHGFIFPNLENGIVVPEDRQRMLEIVNRLITEHEADAVALACTELPLMIKEEDLGVLILDTAQIHIASIVNSI; via the coding sequence ATGAAAAAAGCGGGAATAGTGGGCGGGATCGGGCCGGCTTCAACACTGGATTACTACAGAGGCGTCATCGAAGGGTACAGAGCAAGAACGGGCGGCAGTTATCCTGAGGTCGTCATCAACAGTGTCAGCATGAGCGAGATGATGTCGTTCGTTCAGAACAAAGACTGGGATTCACTTGTCAAAATGCTTGCGGACGCAGTGAACGATCTTGCAAATGCCGGTGCGGACATCGCGGCCATCGCCTCCAATACTCCGCATATAGTGTTCGAAAGAGTCCGAAAACTATCCCCTGTGCCGTTGATAAGCATAGTTGAGGAAACATGCAAGTACGCACAGAGAAAGGGGTGTAAAAGGATCCTCATAACCGGCACACGTTTCACTATGGGCAGCGGCCTTTATTCCGAAGCATTGGGAAAGTACGGAATAGAGGCGGTCGTTCCGTCCGAGGAAGAACAAGCGGATATCCACGGGTTCATATTCCCGAACCTTGAGAACGGCATCGTCGTGCCGGAAGACAGACAAAGAATGCTCGAGATCGTGAACCGGCTGATAACAGAACATGAAGCTGATGCAGTGGCCCTCGCCTGCACGGAACTGCCGCTGATGATCAAAGAAGAGGATCTGGGTGTTTTGATCCTTGACACAGCGCAGATACACATAGCATCGATAGTCAATTCCATATGA
- a CDS encoding DUF3795 domain-containing protein yields the protein MDEKYTCYCGLYCENCAVKTKIDPTAKNLYEEMKSAGFEEVIHFIPGGDGFWPFLKNMAENGTCTSCREGGGHPGCGIRTCAKNRGVEMCALCESYPCGRFDKFLLAYPLLKQDNALLREKGMEAWSQIQDERRARGFVHQNNKE from the coding sequence ATGGATGAAAAATACACCTGCTACTGCGGCCTTTACTGCGAAAACTGCGCAGTGAAGACGAAGATCGATCCGACTGCAAAGAACCTATACGAAGAAATGAAATCTGCCGGATTCGAAGAGGTCATACATTTTATCCCCGGCGGAGACGGCTTCTGGCCGTTCCTGAAAAATATGGCGGAGAACGGTACATGCACCTCATGTCGCGAAGGGGGCGGGCATCCGGGGTGCGGCATAAGAACATGCGCAAAGAACAGAGGGGTTGAAATGTGCGCGTTGTGCGAAAGCTATCCCTGCGGACGTTTTGACAAATTCCTCCTTGCGTATCCTCTGCTGAAACAAGACAACGCGCTGCTCCGCGAAAAGGGGATGGAAGCCTGGTCGCAGATTCAGGACGAACGCCGCGCAAGAGGATTCGTGCATCAGAATAATAAAGAATGA
- a CDS encoding PH domain-containing protein, producing the protein MSGEDTYKPKISVFYYAIASAGVVALILSAVCLMFFYEYMLSQDYFGMLLFCSVLLSTLTIFIICVRSRVRFTFKENGLLINGILRKYEIGYSSITHVTEDDSFAAFYYPGTFGPATALSLDQILIGYGATKKIYIAPEKKQEFLSKLEKKLPNPSVLVRAQSKGR; encoded by the coding sequence ATGTCGGGTGAGGATACATACAAACCAAAGATAAGCGTATTCTATTATGCTATTGCATCGGCGGGAGTCGTGGCCTTGATTCTTTCGGCAGTATGCCTGATGTTCTTTTACGAATATATGCTGAGTCAAGATTATTTCGGCATGCTTCTGTTTTGCTCGGTCTTACTCTCTACTTTGACCATATTCATTATCTGCGTACGTTCCAGGGTCAGATTCACATTCAAAGAGAACGGCCTTTTGATCAACGGCATTCTCAGAAAATACGAGATAGGGTATTCATCGATCACGCATGTGACGGAGGATGACAGCTTTGCCGCGTTCTACTATCCGGGGACCTTCGGCCCGGCGACCGCCCTTTCGCTGGACCAGATATTGATCGGGTACGGCGCGACCAAGAAGATTTACATCGCCCCTGAGAAAAAACAGGAGTTCCTGTCGAAGCTGGAGAAAAAACTTCCGAACCCATCGGTGCTCGTGAGGGCACAGAGCAAGGGGCGGTGA
- a CDS encoding DUF5654 family protein, whose protein sequence is MDTETKLQFVTTFSALITAAFGLVAALAWNEAIKEAVKQVFGENSGLWALFIYAILVTVMAVIMTIWIARTSKKLSDQIKAEKKE, encoded by the coding sequence ATGGATACAGAGACAAAACTCCAGTTTGTTACGACCTTCTCAGCCCTTATAACGGCCGCATTCGGCCTCGTGGCGGCGCTGGCATGGAACGAAGCCATCAAAGAGGCGGTAAAGCAGGTCTTTGGTGAGAACAGCGGACTCTGGGCCTTATTCATATATGCCATTCTGGTCACGGTAATGGCAGTGATAATGACGATATGGATAGCCAGGACCTCTAAAAAACTGAGCGACCAGATAAAGGCGGAAAAGAAGGAGTGA
- a CDS encoding ATP-binding protein, with amino-acid sequence MMPEGTEPPAEGGDSVGRYVSRLLYASYAAMMIFSVMVLVGGIFLGNFLGVFIAVPVIIILADALFTDRTTVHIPPFVIFLIVGLMILIVLGRSFGSGTPLGIVMDCLFGAVMGLGGLAVTYSFMGIAPDAAGGRAARVVFVSISVALSMFTLMLMLQYYLGLALDVPAKTMDETMEQLLLVILGALSVVLIFYSGRRSLVVKKAVRRYLENNAATLGIEEYETMEIEKAIKSGEGEKVEYKSTLRTNLATGEKDARMEKAVMKTLVAFLNSRGGTLLIGIADDGTVAGIDESSFDSRDKLNLHLTNLIASQIGNEFLPYISFRLSDYEGKGVMRIVCRKSDSPVFLKEGKQEAFFVRSGPSSVELNGMDTLNYVDNRFKRRKRKLFEE; translated from the coding sequence ATGATGCCCGAAGGAACGGAACCTCCTGCGGAAGGGGGAGATTCGGTAGGAAGATACGTCAGCAGGTTGCTTTACGCAAGCTATGCGGCAATGATGATCTTTTCCGTGATGGTCCTGGTTGGAGGAATATTCCTCGGGAATTTCCTGGGAGTGTTCATTGCCGTACCGGTTATCATCATACTTGCGGACGCTCTGTTCACAGACAGGACGACGGTGCATATCCCGCCTTTCGTGATATTCCTGATCGTGGGGCTGATGATCCTTATCGTTCTCGGAAGGTCCTTCGGCAGCGGGACCCCGCTGGGGATCGTCATGGACTGTCTTTTCGGAGCTGTGATGGGGCTAGGCGGATTGGCGGTGACGTATTCCTTCATGGGCATTGCGCCTGATGCAGCGGGAGGGAGGGCGGCGAGAGTGGTCTTTGTTTCCATATCTGTCGCGCTTTCGATGTTCACCCTGATGCTGATGCTGCAGTATTACCTCGGCTTAGCTCTTGACGTGCCGGCCAAGACCATGGATGAAACGATGGAGCAGCTTCTTCTGGTGATACTCGGCGCCTTATCGGTCGTTCTGATATTCTATTCCGGAAGACGTTCGCTCGTAGTGAAGAAAGCTGTTAGGAGGTACCTTGAGAACAACGCCGCGACGCTGGGAATAGAAGAATATGAGACGATGGAGATAGAGAAGGCCATCAAAAGCGGCGAAGGCGAGAAGGTGGAGTATAAATCCACATTGAGAACGAACCTCGCCACGGGAGAGAAGGACGCCAGGATGGAAAAGGCCGTCATGAAAACGCTGGTGGCATTCCTTAACAGCAGAGGCGGGACCCTTCTCATCGGGATCGCGGACGACGGAACGGTTGCCGGAATAGACGAATCCAGCTTCGACAGCAGAGATAAGCTGAACCTTCACCTTACGAACTTGATCGCAAGCCAGATCGGGAATGAGTTCCTTCCGTACATCTCATTCCGATTGTCGGATTATGAGGGAAAGGGAGTGATGAGGATCGTCTGCAGAAAGAGCGACAGCCCCGTTTTCCTGAAAGAGGGGAAACAGGAAGCGTTCTTCGTAAGATCGGGACCTTCAAGTGTCGAACTTAACGGGATGGACACTCTGAACTACGTTGACAACCGTTTCAAAAGAAGAAAGAGGAAGTTGTTTGAGGAGTGA
- a CDS encoding DNA-binding protein — MRSLEMEKGRVFVLRLETGEVLHEVLERFSRENGIKNALVTAVGGIGEGSRMTVGPEMPYDNGIVPIIITLDAPHELTASGTIFPDENGDPMIHMHGSAGREGKAVTGCLRTGVIAWLVLEVVLVELIGEGAVRKKGASGMKVLEL, encoded by the coding sequence ATGAGATCCCTCGAGATGGAAAAGGGCAGGGTCTTCGTTCTCAGATTGGAGACGGGGGAGGTCCTTCACGAAGTTTTGGAGAGGTTCTCCCGCGAGAACGGGATAAAGAACGCTCTGGTGACCGCCGTCGGAGGCATAGGGGAGGGTTCGCGCATGACCGTTGGCCCCGAGATGCCTTATGATAACGGAATAGTCCCCATCATAATAACATTGGACGCACCTCACGAGCTGACGGCGTCGGGTACGATCTTCCCGGATGAGAACGGGGACCCCATGATCCACATGCACGGGTCCGCGGGAAGGGAGGGTAAAGCGGTAACAGGCTGTCTCAGAACCGGCGTGATAGCGTGGCTTGTGCTGGAGGTCGTGCTGGTCGAACTGATCGGGGAAGGCGCCGTGAGGAAAAAGGGAGCATCAGGAATGAAGGTCCTGGAACTTTGA
- a CDS encoding geranylgeranylglyceryl/heptaprenylglyceryl phosphate synthase, whose translation MGIKEYLIDRMKQGTIHMALLDPDKQDSREAGVIAKKMKDAGTDAIMIGGSTGVTSENLSETARSIKEASGLPTIHFPGSPTALSKDVDSILFMSMVNSTDPFWIMNAQAGASRYIKKLGIETISLGYIIVEPGMKVGEVGKADVIKHDDIDRAVGYALACEMFGMDLVYLEAGSGADRPVPPAMISAVKKAVSIPLIVGGGIRTPEAAEAARVAGADAVVTGTFVERCSDGTMLRSVVEASKGR comes from the coding sequence ATGGGCATAAAGGAATATCTTATCGACAGAATGAAACAAGGGACCATTCACATGGCGCTCTTGGATCCGGACAAACAGGACAGCCGAGAGGCTGGCGTCATAGCGAAGAAGATGAAGGACGCCGGAACGGACGCGATAATGATCGGCGGCTCCACCGGCGTTACCTCCGAGAATCTAAGCGAAACGGCGAGGTCCATCAAAGAAGCATCCGGTCTCCCGACGATACATTTCCCAGGAAGCCCGACCGCCCTTTCCAAAGACGTCGATTCGATACTCTTCATGAGCATGGTCAACAGCACCGACCCCTTCTGGATAATGAACGCCCAGGCCGGCGCTTCCAGGTACATCAAGAAACTTGGGATAGAGACCATTTCCTTAGGATACATCATCGTGGAACCCGGAATGAAAGTGGGGGAAGTAGGAAAAGCGGACGTGATAAAGCATGACGATATCGACCGCGCCGTGGGATATGCGCTGGCATGCGAGATGTTCGGAATGGACCTCGTTTATCTTGAGGCTGGAAGCGGCGCCGATCGGCCGGTGCCTCCGGCAATGATATCCGCAGTCAAAAAAGCGGTATCGATACCGCTCATCGTGGGGGGCGGGATCAGGACCCCGGAGGCCGCAGAGGCGGCCAGGGTGGCTGGCGCAGACGCCGTCGTTACGGGAACATTCGTAGAGAGATGCTCCGACGGCACGATGCTGAGATCTGTCGTCGAAGCGTCGAAAGGAAGGTGA
- a CDS encoding UbiA family prenyltransferase, translating into MNRFLRLFRFGNGIMGILGVIVSAFIAVGFDIGDHIQNLIISCAVILAFMAGGNSLNDYIDREIDKTAHPDRPLPKGEIKPRTALIIGISGLAAASLLSIAMMSVMVTVIVAVAAALMVSYELFLKQRGFVGNITIAVLTGMIFLFGGAAVNNIEGNIIIAAMAALVSVGREIAKDIQDMESDEGRSTLPMMIGVRNASAVAAVFFVSGVILSIWPLVDQTFGPLYCIVFAADAIFIYSAFIIFRKADVSQKMAKIAMFIALIAFVLGVVLWA; encoded by the coding sequence GTGAACAGATTCCTCCGCCTATTCCGGTTCGGAAACGGCATCATGGGCATCCTCGGGGTCATCGTCAGCGCTTTCATCGCCGTCGGATTCGATATCGGAGACCATATTCAGAATCTGATCATCTCCTGTGCGGTGATCCTTGCCTTCATGGCAGGCGGGAACTCCCTGAACGATTATATCGATAGGGAAATTGACAAGACCGCCCACCCTGACAGGCCTCTTCCGAAGGGAGAGATCAAGCCCCGCACCGCACTGATCATCGGGATATCCGGGCTTGCGGCCGCATCCCTGCTGTCGATAGCGATGATGTCTGTCATGGTCACGGTCATAGTCGCCGTTGCCGCCGCGTTGATGGTGTCCTATGAGCTGTTCCTTAAACAAAGGGGGTTCGTCGGAAATATCACGATCGCCGTTCTGACCGGGATGATCTTCCTCTTCGGCGGTGCGGCTGTGAACAACATTGAAGGCAACATCATCATTGCGGCGATGGCTGCGCTGGTCAGCGTCGGCAGGGAGATCGCAAAAGATATACAGGACATGGAATCGGACGAAGGCAGGAGCACGCTGCCGATGATGATCGGCGTACGTAATGCGTCGGCCGTTGCCGCCGTGTTCTTCGTATCCGGCGTCATCCTGAGCATATGGCCCTTGGTCGATCAGACCTTCGGGCCGCTTTACTGCATAGTATTCGCGGCGGATGCAATCTTTATTTATAGTGCATTCATTATTTTCCGCAAGGCGGATGTTTCGCAGAAGATGGCGAAGATAGCAATGTTCATCGCATTGATCGCATTCGTGTTGGGTGTCGTCTTATGGGCATAA
- a CDS encoding RsmD family RNA methyltransferase yields MDPVFFFELSGESKDMPAAEAKRCIEAECPYHSIVGEGPGYLTASFPEECLGGIADRIALTHSIGRYLGSYDPWDVSGLSGADLPQGTFAIRAKRFEGMMKDTDSQKLIKEAGNVLSGNNDVDLRDPDIIVKMQLCDKVHLYIEERAIDRNIMEKRKVGERPFFSPISLHPRYARALINLTGAKKGDTVLDPFCGTGGIMIEAADMGMKAVASDFDEDMVLGCMENMGFYGLRLYDHEVIDVKDIPERFSEIDKVVTDPPYGRSTKTGGEDVLRIHEVAMRSIPKVLTREGRAGIILPYETGSSEMELDRSFRQHVHGSLSRYYHIFKMFNH; encoded by the coding sequence GTGGACCCCGTTTTCTTTTTTGAATTGTCCGGCGAATCCAAGGACATGCCGGCGGCCGAGGCGAAAAGATGCATTGAGGCCGAATGTCCATACCACAGCATCGTCGGAGAAGGCCCGGGATACCTTACGGCCTCTTTCCCCGAAGAATGTCTCGGCGGGATCGCCGACCGCATCGCCCTTACCCATTCTATCGGAAGATATCTCGGATCGTACGACCCTTGGGACGTCAGCGGACTTTCCGGCGCGGATCTGCCGCAGGGCACGTTTGCGATCAGGGCCAAAAGATTTGAGGGTATGATGAAAGATACGGACTCCCAGAAATTGATAAAAGAGGCCGGGAATGTGCTTTCCGGGAACAACGATGTGGACCTCCGCGATCCCGATATAATTGTTAAGATGCAACTTTGCGACAAAGTACACCTTTACATTGAAGAGAGGGCGATCGACAGGAATATCATGGAGAAAAGAAAGGTCGGCGAACGTCCCTTCTTTTCCCCCATATCCCTTCACCCCAGATATGCCAGAGCTCTCATCAACCTGACCGGCGCGAAAAAAGGGGACACCGTGCTTGATCCGTTCTGCGGCACGGGAGGGATCATGATCGAGGCCGCCGATATGGGAATGAAAGCTGTCGCGTCAGACTTCGATGAGGACATGGTCTTGGGCTGCATGGAGAATATGGGGTTTTACGGTCTCAGGCTATACGACCATGAGGTGATCGACGTTAAAGATATCCCGGAAAGATTTTCTGAGATAGATAAAGTGGTCACCGACCCTCCTTACGGAAGGTCCACGAAGACCGGCGGAGAGGACGTTTTGCGCATACATGAGGTCGCAATGCGATCTATCCCGAAGGTCCTGACCCGGGAAGGCAGGGCGGGGATCATCCTCCCTTACGAAACCGGTTCCTCGGAAATGGAACTGGACCGTTCCTTCAGGCAGCACGTCCACGGATCGCTTTCCCGCTACTATCACATCTTTAAAATGTTCAATCATTAA
- the radA gene encoding DNA repair and recombination protein RadA, with protein MAAKTLEDIPGVGPAIAEKLREGGYNELMTIAVASPKDLAETCEIGEKKALDIIEGAKLCADIGGFETGDSILERRKSVAKLTTGSKAFDELMNGGLESQSIVEFFGEFGSCKTQVCFQLAVNATLPEERGGLDSDVIIIDTENTFRPERIIQMSNYLGVDPEDVLRRIHVARAFNSQHQILLVDKALELAQQKKVRLMVVDSLTSHFRAEYLGRGALAERQQILNRHMHDLLNFATLNNAVIAVTNQVAAKPDAFFGDPTRPIGGHIVGHTATFRIYLRKGKAGKRIARLIDSPNLPEGEAVFTVTEDGIKD; from the coding sequence ATGGCAGCAAAGACCCTAGAAGACATACCAGGAGTAGGACCAGCCATAGCAGAGAAACTCCGTGAAGGTGGGTATAATGAATTAATGACCATTGCCGTCGCTTCACCGAAAGATCTTGCAGAGACCTGCGAGATCGGTGAGAAGAAAGCATTGGACATCATCGAAGGCGCGAAGCTCTGCGCCGATATCGGCGGATTTGAGACAGGAGACAGCATCCTGGAACGCCGCAAGTCGGTGGCGAAGCTTACGACCGGATCAAAAGCATTCGATGAACTTATGAACGGAGGATTGGAGAGCCAATCCATTGTAGAATTTTTCGGCGAATTCGGAAGCTGCAAGACACAGGTCTGCTTCCAGCTCGCCGTCAACGCCACGCTTCCCGAGGAAAGGGGAGGGCTGGACTCCGATGTCATCATCATCGACACGGAGAACACGTTCAGACCGGAGCGTATAATCCAGATGTCGAACTATCTCGGCGTGGATCCTGAGGACGTCCTGAGAAGGATACATGTCGCGAGAGCGTTCAACTCCCAGCACCAGATCCTCCTCGTCGATAAAGCGCTTGAACTGGCGCAGCAGAAGAAGGTCAGGCTGATGGTCGTCGATTCCCTGACGTCACACTTCAGGGCAGAGTATCTCGGTAGAGGCGCGCTGGCAGAAAGGCAGCAGATCCTCAACCGTCACATGCACGATCTTCTGAACTTCGCAACGCTGAACAACGCAGTAATAGCCGTAACGAATCAGGTGGCGGCTAAACCGGATGCGTTCTTCGGCGATCCTACGAGGCCGATCGGCGGACATATCGTAGGACACACGGCTACCTTCCGCATTTATCTGAGAAAAGGAAAGGCCGGGAAGAGGATCGCCAGACTCATCGACTCTCCGAACCTTCCGGAAGGAGAGGCTGTGTTCACGGTGACCGAAGATGGTATTAAGGACTGA